Genomic segment of Euzebyales bacterium:
ACACCGATGCTGTATGAGCGAACGGTGCGCCTGTTGCAGCACGACCAGCGTCGGTCAGCGGTCGAGGAAGCGGCGGACGTGCTCCTGCGCCACGTCCGACTGGAACAGCCGTGCCGACAACGCACCCATGGCCGGGCCGTCGCGGTCGATCCGCTCGACGAGGGGACTGCTGAGCAGGCGCTTGGTGGCCACCAGCCCCTGGCGTGGCGAGGCGGCCAGCCGACCGGCCAGCACCTCGACCGCGTCGTCGAGCTCGTCGGGCGCGACCGCGTCCGACACCAGCCCGACCCGCGCGGCGTGTGCGCCGTCGAACGCGTCGCCGCCCAGCAGCAGGCGGGCGGCGTCGCGGTCTGACAGGCGCGGGACCACCACCGTCGAGATGACCGCGGGGGCCAGGCCCAGCCTGACCTCCCCCAACGCGAACGTCGCTTCGGTGGACGCGATCGCTAGGTCGCACGCAGCGACCAGCCCGACGCCCCCCGCGCGCACCGGGGCGTGGACGACCGCGACGATCGGTACCGGGAGCGCGACCATCGCGCGCAACACGGCGAGCATGCGCGTCGACGTCTCGGCCTGCGCAGCCACGTCCGCCGTCGCGGCCTCCTTCAGGTCCGCGCCGCCGCAGAACGCAGGGCCCTCGGCGCGGAGCATCGCGACCCGGGCCTCGTCGTCGGCGGCGACGTCGGTGAGCGCCGACGCCAGCTGGGCGAGCAGGGCCCGCGACAGCGCGTTGCGGTTCGCCGGCGACGACAGCGTGATGGTGTGCACAA
This window contains:
- a CDS encoding enoyl-CoA hydratase-related protein; this encodes MGDALVRATRDGVVHTITLSSPANRNALSRALLAQLASALTDVAADDEARVAMLRAEGPAFCGGADLKEAATADVAAQAETSTRMLAVLRAMVALPVPIVAVVHAPVRAGGVGLVAACDLAIASTEATFALGEVRLGLAPAVISTVVVPRLSDRDAARLLLGGDAFDGAHAARVGLVSDAVAPDELDDAVEVLAGRLAASPRQGLVATKRLLSSPLVERIDRDGPAMGALSARLFQSDVAQEHVRRFLDR